The following are encoded in a window of Osmia bicornis bicornis chromosome 15, iOsmBic2.1, whole genome shotgun sequence genomic DNA:
- the LOC114875708 gene encoding uncharacterized protein LOC114875708: MHVKFLFFTNAVFVFANNALWSNHHHQLYADNPQQILHSKNNSKHIMKGNNKLQKLRRDKPVIDHHVKKQEEETILPWNLSKESDRLHFHVQGHEGPQTYIFGFDTGYGKSRQYRLEERHRDGTIKGQYGYYDARGKLRTIRYIAKPFGGYTEIHHESNIRKLIS, translated from the exons ATGCACGTAAAGTTTCTC TTTTTTACCAATGCAGTTTTCGTATTCGCGAACAATGCCTTGTGGTCCAATCATCATCATCAATTATACGCGGATAATCCACAACAAATATTACATAGTAAAAACAATTCAAAGCATATAATGAAAGGGAACAATAAACTACAGAAGTTAAGACGAGATAAACCGGTAATTGATCATCATGTGAagaaacaagaagaagaaactataTTACCTTGGAATTTATCCAAAGAAAGTGATAGACTGCATTTTCATGTACAGGGTCATGAAGGACCACAAACTTACATTTTTGGATTCGATACTGGATACGG AAAAAGTAGACAGTATAGGCTGGAAGAAAGACATCGGGATGGTACAATAAAAGGACAATATGGTTATTACGATGCAAGGGGTAAATTAAGAACGATTCGATACATTGCTAAACCCTTTGGAGGGTATACGGAAATACACCATGAAAGCAACATAAGAAAGCTAATAAGTTAA
- the LOC114875707 gene encoding odorant-binding protein 59a, whose product MKLFGPLILTYIVLLFFDEGTSLKCRSGNQQVDARFQKVLMICKKRYTDSNTDNSEDSVSENNSSESDSNSNENVYDKNYFDTKDGRSYNQSTNTQRYRNSNRNSDMNTSGRSVNGNIRHFQNMKNIRKSNNQNSWNSRDSQNKNNYRNGEMNNGDMKFDNNTGQEQACIVQCFFNELNVVDQKGFPERDMVIPLMSQNIQDPELKDFVEESITECFHYLQSNKREKCEFSQNLLTCLAEKGQQKCEDWEN is encoded by the exons ATGAAACTTTTCGGACCGCTAATTTTAACATACATTGTTCTACTTTTCTTTGACGAAGGAACA TCTTTGAAATGTCGTTCTGGGAATCAACAAGTGGACGCACGATTTCAAAAGGTGTTGATGATCTGTAAAAAGAGATACACTGATTCGAATACAGACAATTCGGAAGATTCTGTTTCGGAGAATAACAGTTCAGAAAGCGACTCAAATTCTAACGAGAATGtttatgataaaaattattttgatacaAAGGACGGCAGATCTTACAATCAGTCCACAAATACTCAAAGATATAG AAATTCTAATAGAAACAGCGATATGAATACTTCTGGTCGTTCAGTAAATGGAAATATCAGACATTTCCAAAACATGAAAAACATTCGTAAATCAAATAATCAAAATTCATGGAATTCCAGAGAttcacaaaataaaaataactatCGTAATGGAGAAATGAATAACGGAGACATGAAGTTTGATAATAATACCGGTCAAGAACAAGCT TGTATCGTGCAGTGCTTCTTCAATGAATTGAATGTT GTGGATCAGAAAGGATTTCCAGAAAGGGATATGGTAATTCCATTAATGAGCCAGAATATTCAAGATCCAGAATTGAAAGACTTTGTTGAAGAATCAATCACAGAATGCTTTCATTACCTACAATCAAACAAGAGAGAGAAGTGTGAATTTTCGCAGAACCTTTTAACATGTTTGGCTGAAAAAGGGCAACAA aaatgtGAAGATTgggaaaattaa
- the LOC114875705 gene encoding IST1 homolog: MFSSGPNYTKLKTHLRLAINRLKLLEKKKTELAQKARKEIADYIAAGKIERAKIRVEHIIREDYMVEAMELLEMYCDLLLARFGLIQQMKNLDEGLAEAISTIIWAAPRIQTDVQEIKVIADILTSKYGKQYTDACREEAVQTVSEKLKHKMSVQSPSKVLVEKYLIEIAKNYNVEYEPDPQVMSEGQDALLIDVGGETRNNLDTASGGGMPQPVGFIGFPQPPLLPNPTSNLINSEKGPMGFVSPSVPTENKDQNVPYNPTNVSYNIPWDNSNSNKPENDLPPPYGSFPPDLNKQSEQKPKPQPRSKMPMNDFQLPDLPAVPTETDLPPNNPSTSEDIDFDDLMKRFEDLKKRK, translated from the exons ATGTTTTCGAGTGGGCCGAATTATACTAAACTAAAGACGCATTTGCGTCTTGCGATAAATCGGTTAAAATTActcgagaaaaagaaaactgaACTTGCTCAGAAAGCAAGGAAAGAAATAGCTGATTATATTGCCGCTGGAAAAATTGAGAGAGCAAAGATACGAGTTGAACACATCATTAGAGAAGATTACATGGTCGAGGCTATGGAATTGCTCGAAATGTATTGCGATCTCTTGTTGGCGCGTTTCGGACTCATTCAACAAATGAA aaatttagatGAAGGATTAGCAGAAGCTATTTCTACAATAATCTGGGCTGCTCCCAGGATTCAGACAGATGTTCaagaaattaaagtaattgcTGATATCTTAACATCTAAGTATGGTAAGCAATACACAGATGCTTGTAGAGAGGAAGCGGTACAAACAGTTTCTGAAAAATTGAAGCACAAAATGAGCGTACAATCACCATCTAAAGTTCTCGTAGAGAAGTATCTTATAGAGATTGCGAAGAATTATAATGTTGAATATGAGCCAGATCCACAG GTAATGTCAGAAGGCCAAGATGCTCTTCTGATTGATGTTGGAGGTGAAACTAGAAATAATTTAGACACAGCTTCTGGCGGTGGTATGCCACAACCAGTTGGGTTTATTGGATTTCCCCAACCTCCACTGTTACCTAATCCTACATCAAActtaatt AATTCAGAAAAGGGACCTATGGGATTTGTATCTCCATCAGTACCTACAGAAAATAAAGATCAAAATGTTCCTTATAATCCAACTAATGTTTCTTATAATATTCCTTGGGATAACTCTAACAGCAATAAACCt GAAAATGATTTGCCTCCACCCTATGGATCATTTCCACCTGACTTAAACAAACAG TCTGAGCAGAAACCGAAACCACAACCACGATCAAAAATGCCGATGAATGATTTTCAGCTTCCAGATCTACCAGCTGTGCCAACCGAGACTGATTTACCCCCAAACAATCCATCTACCAGCGAAGATATTGATTTCGATGATTTAATGAAACGATTTGAagatttaaagaaaagaaaatag